Part of the Desulfobulbaceae bacterium genome is shown below.
AAGGTGCCGACTTACCCCATTGGCGACCTCCTTAACAAAGGTGTAAACCGGCGAATAATGCATCAACAGGGCAAACAACTCCCGACTCTCCTGTAACTCCTCCTCTGCCCGCTTACGAGCGGTTATATCCCGATGAATACCCAAAATAAGATTACGTCCATACTCATGAAAGGCCTTGACCGTAACCTGGACATGACGGATCTCGCCGTCCTTTCTCCGATGCTTGGTCTCGAATTCATCACTCCCCGTTTCTATCACATGCCTAATGTGAGCCGCAGTCTCTGCCGGACTTTCCAGCGCTTCGTAATCAGACACGTCCAGACAGGCAAACTCCTCACGGCTATAGCCAAGCTGCAGACAGGCGGTTTCGTTATATTCGATGGCCCGGCCAAGGGTGAGAGGATCAAAGATCAACATACCATCCGGCGACTGATTAAAAATAGTTTGAAAACGAAACTCTACTAATTTACGCTCTTCATCCGTCCTGACCAATTCAGAAATATCCTGCACCGTTCCTCTAGTCAATAACGGTTTTCCTTCCTGGTCATATACAGTTTCTCCCTGTTCGTAAACATACTTAATCCTGCCGTCAGACATCAAAATCCGATGCCTGAATTCATAAAATGTTCCCGTAGCCAAAGATGCTGCAAAAACTTGTTCGACATTGGCCCGATCCTCGGGATGAACTAGGACAAGAAAGGAGTTGAACGTTACTTCGAAACGCTCGGGGTCAACTTCGAAAATTCGATAGATCTCTTCCGACCAAACAAGTTTATCACTCTGCAGAGCAAATTCCCAGCTGCCAAGGTGAGCGATCCGCTGAGAGGCCATCAGCCGATGATTAACAATATCCAATTCTGCAGTCCGCAGTTGCACCAGCTCGTCAAGATGCCGGTTAAGATGTTCCATGCCATGAATACGAGCGTGGAGACCATCGGCCATCTGTCGGAGATTCCGGGTCAGGGCATCCACTTCCTGAATCGGGCTGGAGGGCCAGGAAGACACCACTATCTTTGGATCTCTGGCAACTTGGGCCGTCAATTTTTGCAGAGTAACCAAAGACTCGATATGGTAACGGCTGATGAGAAATGACACGCCGTACATAACGACAATAAGAACGGCCATCAAAACGAAAACTATAGTGGCATAATCCGAAATCTGGGTGACGGCAGGAAGCAGCGGCGCCTTCATCCTCAAAGTCCAACCGATCTCCGGAGACAACCGAACCTCGCTATAATAGAAGGAGTGATGCCACCGGAAGAATGGACTGCGACCAGGGGCCTGGCTCGGCTGCCACAGAAATACCTCACTATCCTGAGAGCGGACATCCCCCTTGGCTTGCCTCCATGGGGCCATCACTTTAGACGATGGATCAGTGCTGGCAACAACGACCCCATTACGATCTATCAATATCAGATTGCCCCCTTTAGGGCCAACAAGACCATCCAGTAAAGCCTGCAAAGCGCCAAGATCAACTACTCCTCGACAGAAGCCAATGTTTTTGGAACCAGAAAATATCGGCGCCAGAAGTGGTAATTCCATGGATTCCGGCTCGATCTGTCCCCTCTGAATATCTCCCACATAGGGCATGGAAAGATTCTGAATAATGACACGATCGGGCCCGTTCGAAAAATCAAGTCCCCGGGTCGACTTCCCCAAAGAATCAAAGGCTGGCGCATAGGCCGTGGAGATAGCGTCCCGGGTCATTACTCCAATCTGTTTTAATAAGGCATCATTCCACAGATATTCTTCCGCCAGACGTTGCATCTCAACCTCTGGCATCAACTCCGGATTTACCGCTGCAGCAAGACCCTTGATGGTTTGAAGTTCTTTCGACAGCCAATAGTCGACTGTTGCCCGAGACAACTTAGCGATACTACGGGTCCTCTCAATAGCCTCGTCATGGCAGCGGAACTGAAAACCACGGATGCCGACAACACTATAGATCAGCGCCGGGAACAGAGTAACCACCAACATGATGGTAGGAATAAAAAGACGGTAACTGGGAAGCCCAGCTCCCCACTTTGGAACAAGAGAGATAACGATATACCCGCACAAGGCAAACAGAAGGTTTACAATGGAGTTGACAGCCTGCTTAATGATGAGGAAACGCGCAACATCACCCGGAAGATCCATTATGAGGTAATAAAAAAGCCAGCCTAAGGCTGGCGCAATCAATAACCAAAAGAGGATCTCTGCACTCAACAAGTCGGCCTGCCGACGGCGATGGAGGTAGGCAACAAAAACTACTTCCAGTGAGAATATGAGAATGTTCCATGGATGATGCCAAAGCAAGAAAGTAGCAAGCGAGGCAATGATGCCGGCCATAATACCGGACACGGCGCCGAACCGAAGCAGGCAAAACATGACAAAGACCGAGCCGAACAAGAAATGAACATCTTGAAAAAGCTCATAATTGAACCAGTTCCCGGCAAAACCAAGGAGACCAAAAACAAGACCCGTCATGAAAGTCGCAAACGTCATGTACCCTCGAGAGAAAGAAATGAGTCACATCTGGTGGCTAAATTGGCAGAAACTAGCCGAAAAAACGACAATGAAAAGCAGCAATCGTTGCTCTCTGGAGTGAACCAACTGCAAAATATTAGCACAGCTCTCATCATTCCACGGTTACGCCAGAGAAGATTCCCACCATACTACCCATGAATCATAGGGTAAATCCCCCACAAAAAGCAACTTTTTTCGCCACATACACGACTCACTCCCGTCCACCTCCGCTGCTCAAAAAAACATACGAAAGACGAAAGTCCTTTCGAACTATTCTACCGTAGAAAGAAATTAAATGCTCTGCTACAATAAAAATCTGTTCGCTCAGCCTCATGACTCAAAGATGAACCGGCTTGACAACAGAGCTTGGAATCAACACGCTTAATTCCGATGTCAATCGTGTTAGCGAATTCGCCGATTCATAATCACCTCAAACGGACCCCCTGATATGCAAAGCACCACTCTTGCCCTGGCGCTTATTCTCGGAGCTGGTTTCGCCGCCGCCAAAATCGGTCAGATATTTCGGTTACCGTCGGTAACAGGCTACATTGTCGCCGGGCTGCTCCTCGGACCTTCCTGCTTTGGTCTTATCACCCATGGCGCTATTACCAGCCACCTTGACCACTTCACCCAAATCGCCTTAATGCTCATTGCCTTTGGCATCGGCGAACACCTTGAATTAAAACGACTGCGACATGCAGCGTGGAAACTGGCAGCTATCAGCAGCGGCGAGACACTGGCCTGCTTTGCCCTGGTCTGCTACGGCTCCTTACTGGTCGCCAGATGGACAGGAATCGGGCCGGCATCGTGGACCGGCAATGATCTGCTGATGCTCTCCATGCTCTTGGGCGCTGTCTCCATTGCCACTGCCCCGGACTCTACACTGCACGTCATCAGGGAGGAAAAAGCAGCCGGCCCCCTGACCACCACTCTCATGCAAGTGGTCGCGTTAAACAACGGCCTGGCCTTCATCGCCTTCGGAATCATGGTTACTATTACGCGGCAGCTCTCCGGCGACAACAACTCGCCCATGCTCGGCTCATTGGCCGACAGTTTCCGCTACATCACCTTTTCTCTTCTAATCGGCATCGCCACCGGCCTGCTCATGGACCTAATCATCCATCGACTAAAAAGCCGCGGCGAAATGCTGACCGCAGGACTGGCCCTTCTCTTGATTTGCGGCGAGAGCGCTCGCCTGCTCGACCTCTCACCTCTGCTTGCAGGAATGGCCGCCGGATTCACCATTGTCAACCGGGATCATCGCGACGTCCGCCTCTTCCGGGAAATCAACGCCTTTGAACCTCCGATTTACGTCCTATTTTTCACCCTGGCCGGGGCCCATCTCGTTCTCTCTGCGCTGTTACTGGCAGGGTGGCTCGGTTTTTCCTATTTTCTCCTGCGTGCTGCCGGAAAATATCTGGGAGCACGAGTAGGCGCTATTGCTAGCAGCGCCAGTACCCAGGAACGCCAATTCCTCGGCCTGGCGCTGATGCCCCATGCCGGCGTTGCCATCGGCCTGGTTTTTCTCTTACAAGGAGAGGAGAGCCTGAAGCTCTATGCGGAGATCATGACCCCAGTAGTGCTGACCGGGGTGTTGTTGTCTGAAATTTTCGGCCCGATTGCCACAAGAATAGCCCTCGACAGGGCCGGTGAAACCGCAGCAGCAATGACCCAGCAACGTAGCGCCGTGACAGCACACGAAGAACGGGGAATCGAATTGCCGCCATGGACAGAGGGAAAACTGATCCCACCAAAAAATCCTCACGGGACGGTGCTCTTTGGCGCCTCCCACTCAAAAACCGTAGCCGGTCTGGCCAGGATCTCCACCCTGCTGGCCCACTTTTACAAGGCCAGGCCCTTGGCTGTGCGGATCGTCCCCCCAGACACAGAGCACAACAAAAACAGCCATGACCTGGGCCGAGAACTGTTTCACATTGAGGAAGAGGAGACCAGAAGGATGGGCTATGAACTAAACACTGCGGTGATCAAGGGAAAGGACATCTCAGCGTCACTGGTGGACACAGCGAGGCAATCTGATGCCATGACCATCGTCCTGGGACACCCCATCAATATCAGCGCCCAAGAGATGCTCAAGGTGGTGGAACTGGTTGCCAGAACCGCTTCCTGCCAGGTGATAGTCGCCCGTTTCTCCGGACTACTCCACAGCGAGCGCATTCTCGTCCCATTAATCAACTCATGGGAACTTACAGTCATTCACGACATCCTGGCGGCCTTGGCCGCAGTCGGTCGGCACCGCATCACTCTGCTCAAACTGATGTCATCTTACGTTGATGATGATGGGATTGAACTGGCAGAACACATGATGGAGAACTGGACCTTTGACAGCGGCCTCTCTCCGTATGTTTTTTGTAAGGCGGTCGCCACCGACAGCAGACTGGAAACCGTAATCAACGAAGCCAGGCATCACGACCTGCTGATCATGGCCGCCAACCCCCCGAAGGGGATTCACCGTTTGTTCTTCGGTTCACTGGCCGCAGATGTAGC
Proteins encoded:
- a CDS encoding PAS domain S-box protein — translated: MTFATFMTGLVFGLLGFAGNWFNYELFQDVHFLFGSVFVMFCLLRFGAVSGIMAGIIASLATFLLWHHPWNILIFSLEVVFVAYLHRRRQADLLSAEILFWLLIAPALGWLFYYLIMDLPGDVARFLIIKQAVNSIVNLLFALCGYIVISLVPKWGAGLPSYRLFIPTIMLVVTLFPALIYSVVGIRGFQFRCHDEAIERTRSIAKLSRATVDYWLSKELQTIKGLAAAVNPELMPEVEMQRLAEEYLWNDALLKQIGVMTRDAISTAYAPAFDSLGKSTRGLDFSNGPDRVIIQNLSMPYVGDIQRGQIEPESMELPLLAPIFSGSKNIGFCRGVVDLGALQALLDGLVGPKGGNLILIDRNGVVVASTDPSSKVMAPWRQAKGDVRSQDSEVFLWQPSQAPGRSPFFRWHHSFYYSEVRLSPEIGWTLRMKAPLLPAVTQISDYATIVFVLMAVLIVVMYGVSFLISRYHIESLVTLQKLTAQVARDPKIVVSSWPSSPIQEVDALTRNLRQMADGLHARIHGMEHLNRHLDELVQLRTAELDIVNHRLMASQRIAHLGSWEFALQSDKLVWSEEIYRIFEVDPERFEVTFNSFLVLVHPEDRANVEQVFAASLATGTFYEFRHRILMSDGRIKYVYEQGETVYDQEGKPLLTRGTVQDISELVRTDEERKLVEFRFQTIFNQSPDGMLIFDPLTLGRAIEYNETACLQLGYSREEFACLDVSDYEALESPAETAAHIRHVIETGSDEFETKHRRKDGEIRHVQVTVKAFHEYGRNLILGIHRDITARKRAEEELQESRELFALLMHYSPVYTFVKEVANGVSRHLALSDNYELMLGRPVGAMIGKSMAELFPADAALKITADDIAVIEEGEIVELEETFDDRVYTTIKFPIYRSGRSPLLAGFSIDVTDRKKMDSVLRESEERYRNLVEYSSVWIWETDATLLHTYSNAQIVEILGYSLDDFLEMSIFELVHPDDHQKLREVILRALTEKESWRHRVFRWRHQGGSWRVLESSGTPFFDAEGKVCGLRGVDIDITDRWQAQESLSELNRTLDSWVKEETNARLKNERMLIQQSKMAAMGEMIGAIAHQWRQPLNAVAGIVQDIKGAFIVDNLDREYLQESVEDVMHQLRFMSKTVDDFRDFFRPDKLREDFDVKMAMVEVLSMFT